The following is a genomic window from Rhododendron vialii isolate Sample 1 chromosome 9a, ASM3025357v1.
TACTTGAGAATCCAACACAGGTAATTCTGTGTCTCATATTCAGTATTAAGTGAACAGTGTTATTTTTGTAGCATATCAAGGTTGTACTATATCTTTTACTGATTTCAATCTGTGTTGCCTTTATACTTGGATCTAGAACACCCAATTAAACTGAATAGTCACCCACCAGATCACCTGTACCGAAACTTTTTGTACTTTCTATTCCCAtacatttttggccaaaaatatACGGGAACAGAGGTAAGAGGGTTTTTGGGTATAGAGGGTTTTCCGGTATAGAAGATCTGAGTTCAATTTCAATAGTCACACCTCTTAGTTCAGATTCACAGCCACCATTAACTATCATCTGATTCATGTAAATGTATGTATTTTGGAGATGTTCCAATTGAGTTAGGATGTTTGacttatattttcaattatCCAATCTCTGTTGTGCATTTTGGTTGCTTTCTGATGCTTCTGTTTGATGGAGTGTTGCTGCTTCTAGTTTGGGTAGAGAGCTTTCCCCAATTTCAATTGTAAATGATAAATTGGCGGTCTGCGGTTGCTATGCCGCAGAAAACACTGATCAGTCCCGCTCATAGTTTACACCCAAGAATCAAGTTTTAGATTCTTACCTCAATTTCAATCGAAGTTCAACTCCAGATTCTTGATTGGGAAAATTGAAAGAATCTGATGTTCCTTGGAATTGTCAGTAACGAGAGGTTTCCTTCTTTAAAAGGGTATATATATTGCATCTGGGGCCTTTATAGTATTACATAGTTATCTTTCCTTCTTTTAAAAGGGTATATATATTGCATCTGGGGCCTTTATAGTATTACATagttatctttctttcttttaaaaGGGTATATATATTGCATCTGGGGCCTTTATAGTATTACATAGTTATCATATTAGTCTTTATGCTTTGGATTTCCACTAGATTGACCTCTCAACTATTGGATTACTGTCAATGTGGTCAAGTTTATAATTGCATCCAATTTTCTGATCAAAAACGCCACTGTGAGATGGCCAAACTACAAATTCTTTAATACTTAGTACTTTCGAGCAATGTTCTGAAAGTCGGCCTACCCCGCATAGGTGTTAGGCGAGGCGATGTTTAACACTCGCCTAACACCTAGATTAAGTAGCTAATTAGTCGGCGCCTAGTCCCTGCCTACACACTAGACGCCCTTTTCTGCCCGACTAGTGCCtaacaatttttaaaaacattgctTTCAAGGGAAAGGATTCTATTCAGATGGCTAAAATTGGAGCAACACCACTGTCCCGTGAGCTTTTTTTAATATCAAAAACTTGAAGGGATGTGATTTTAGCACTTCAGTTTTAGCCATTGGCACTttacattttgttttgtaatctcACATGATCAAGATACAAAGTGGAGTGCCTATGGCTACAACAGCAGTGCcgaaatcaattttcaaatttgaacGACACCATCAATTTGACTAAAATCCAGTAGTTTTAACGACCAAATTGATAAAAATCCAAAAGCTTAAGGACCAATTTATGACAATCCAACAAATTTTTTACCCTCTTGGAAAGGGGAGCTGGCTTAATTCATCCATGCATCCACTCCGGTCCAGTTCCACAGAATTCCGGTCCAAACCCTCCCCACCCCACCCATCCCAACCCGGGTTCATCAAAATCTCAGACAGAGAATTCATCAAAAACCGATCCTCGTCGCtgagaacagagagagaagacgtagagagagaagaagtcATGCCGCCGCCTGCCACGGCGGCGCAACGAGCGAGCCGAGTCCGAGCGACGGCGAGGTCCTGCTGCAGCTCGACCGCCTTCCGCTGCAAGAGAGCAATGGCGCCGATGCAGCCGTAGACGGGGTCCCTCAGCCGCGCCTCGGCCTCGTAAACGAGGGAGTTGACGGCGTCGTCGCGCTGGTTCTCCGGCACGTCGACGAGGATCTTGGCGACGTTGCTGGCGCCGAAGACTTTGTGGACCTTGGCGAATTTTTCGGGCTCGTCGGAGCGGAAGTAGGGGGCGAAGAGGCAGGTGGGGCTGCACCGCCGCTTGAGGAATTTGCAGGCGGCGCAGGAGGAGGTTGAACGTGTGGGCTCATGGCCCTTCATGGATTTTTTTGAGTGTGCGGCCACTTTTGCTGCTATGTCCCAGCCACGCTGTCCTTTGCCTTATTTATAGGCACCCCAGGGAAATAGTTTTCTAGACAAATATCGGACACAGATTTAGACACATATGTCCGAATATGAATCTCGAGAATGGATTATTACATGATATATTGGCATTGGACAAATTTGAGTATATCTATGTTCAGATATCTGTGTCTGAAATATTATTGTCATGTAGGACTTTTATTGTGATTATCCGGATAATTTAAGACTTTTGTTAGTGATTATATGAGTTGGTGTAAATTAGGACTTTAATAAGATTGTGAagttatatattttaaaaagtacTGGAAAGTGGAAACTTACTTAAGTGGCAATATGTTAGTGGGAGTGTGGTCAATAGACTCCATTACTaccaattttcaaaacaatatatatatatatatatatatatatatatatatatatatcgggacactcaaaaaaacacctaaaaaaccactccaaatctcaaactcatagttcctaatcaaatttttatgatccgaaccgttcaatgtgtgcagaatgtgattttaaaggtgcccgcgagaaattaacaaaaaaaaatatcggaaaaggcttgatttgagcagtttttatttgaaccgttcaataaaaaactgttcgaaactgtttggatcaagccatttccgatcatttttttttgttaatttctcacgggtacccttaaaatcatgttctgatcacattgagcggtatgtatatatatatatatatatatatatatacacacacacacacacgagatCAAAAGCGTTGGTGGTGACATATTAACGTGCTAAATCTGTCACAACAAATGACTGTCAAAATTGGGAAAGTTTTGTATTCACCATTGGAGCTATTAATTCTATGTTCACAACCCAAATGTGGGCTTTGGTAGGATTTGACACTCTAACGTGTGTGTACGAAGAAGACGAACTACACTATGTTATTTGACATGTTATAGGAATATAGATTGAGGCACGTTCACATTAAGATAATGTGACAATAATGTGATGATGGTATCACAAGTTGTCGGTAGTAATGCCATATTGTGATAGTACTACCAATTAAAAGGACgactcaaaattcaaatatagaATACCATTTTCATTAATCTCACTAAAAACCCTAATAACAAGGAAAAGAGACGAAGAATattcatcttatttttgcttTTCTCCCAAATAATTTTGTGCACCATTTTAAAATCTGGGTTGTATTATTGAAAGAAGATAGCATGTGGTTTTTAAAGACGGATTTCATAAAATCACCCAAAGCACCTTTAAAAAGAGGATAATAGCACCACACATTCTCACTATGATTCCGCCCTCACTTAACTCAACTTCTTTctcaaaagggggaaaaaaatggttTGTAATGAAGGGATTGTTGACCTAATCATTTTCTTGGGTCCTTATTAGCCCTTTTCGCCttagagatttttgtgattgtGAAGAGACAGGAGGACGGTGATGATAAGAAAAGACATGGGGAGAACATGCATGTTTTTGCATAGGGTTGTGTGGGACACTatggaccctttttttttttgtgataagTGGGACAACTATGGACTTCATCAGCAGGAGTAAAAATGTTACCATTTGCTACTTCAATGGATTAATGGAATGATTTCcttgaagaaaaaatagagagagagagaaataagtcAAGAAATTATGATCGAAGCATCCACAAGAAGGCAATTTAATCTATATATAATCTATGCTACAAAATACATTaggaatgtatttttttttacatttaattcGCCAAACAAATCACGATATGGTTCTTCCTAAGTTTTCTTACAAATAGTCCACACTCCACAGACCCTTTTGTATACCCAGTCTTCATAATCTTAAGGCATTGGACgtacttcttcctcttctcacAAAGATGAGGAAGATTTAAGTCGAGCTTAACCTCAAAATGTAAGACGTCCTTCCAAATCTCTCTCATTTTGGATGCACCGTGCTGCATCCACAAGAAGGAAACCTATAGATGCTACAAAGATACACTAGGCATGTACTTTTAACTCTACTATTTTACAATGCATCCACAAGAAAGGAAACCTATAGATGCTACAAAGATACACTAGGAATGTATTTTACATTGAAGCCAAACAGCATAGCCATAGATATATCACAATATGGTTGTTCctaatttttcttacaaaaagtTCATAGACCCTTTTCGTATTCTGTCTTCATTTATCTATCGACTTTAAACTTATGAGACGtacttcttcctcttcccacAAGATGAGGATGATTTAAGTCGAGCTTAACCTCGAAATGTTAAAACGGATTGTTCTGAATCCACCCCCCCACACACACCTTTATACCCCTCACATCTTCACATGACACTAGGATTAATTGCACGTAGAGAGACGGCCACACTGTTCTCAAAGTCCATGAGGTTGTGCACATGAATCACTCTAATTGCACTTAGCTAGTTAACCATTGAGTTGATTTCCCTTATTGGTAGCATATCAACTATATGGACTTCAGAGACGACATATGGTAATTTTCTTTGATAATCGGATGTTCGGGACAACATAATTTGGTTTCATTTGTACAATCAATTTGAGAGACATGCGTAAAACAACAAAGGTCGTGCACGCGTCTTAAAAGACGGAAGGAACGTGGCCCGGCCCACCTGGCCCACGTAATTATGatggtgtgtatatatatcagGTAAGAAATCAAAATGGACTCCACTTTGGTTGTGataattttttgtgtggttgtttggttgggagattTGGGTGAAATGTTATATCAATGCACTGTGGATTGAGTTGCAGTTTCAAATGGGCTCCACCATCTTCTTGTCCTCTGATAAAAGCTCCATTCACGCTTCTATCAAAATGGGCCCAAACCAATGCCCCTCCACTTTGTTCATACAtcgatttatatatatttaGCTTTGGTGGGCACTTACACTATTTCCAACCACCTTGTTTGCTTAGCTCTCTTTCCCTATTTCGAATAGGGACAGGGATGGTGTTGTGCGGGTGGTGCACAACCATCACTTGAACTATCCGTTGGACGATCCAACAGTTAAAATCTCATTTATACACCATATAGCATCTGAGCCGTTCGTTGCCGAGATAAAATCTGAAAACTTATCCTACGCCCAACTTCAACCCAGCTCGTGAGTAAAGGTATCAACATTTTTTCTATGGGAATTgaactcaaaaatcaaaatcttattgCACCTAATTAatggggtgtttccactaacaaaaaatactaaaaacttaacacattttaccattttgtttcCATGAACAGAAAAGATATaaaattttaccatctcgtttctactaacaaaaaagttgtctaacaaaaactctttttgttacagtaactctactcacaaactcatcaacaactAATTATTTACTACCGGAATtaacttgacattttttaacaacttattcactgcCGAAAATACCTAACAATTTCTCAACCACAagtaaaaatctacaaatttttcattaccGAAAACACCCCTAAGTGGCAAGAGTTTATTGGCTCAATTTTTAgctataaaaagtaaaaaccagCTCCCAAGTGGTGCTCGCGCAGGGGTTGTCTCCAACTTCCTACAATGGCATGATCACACCCCTTATAAGtcaaatccaaaattttaatCATAACTCAAGCTTTATTAGAGAGTGTTACAGTGTTTTCCCAAACACTTTCATTTTTGACTTTTGTAAAGCTGCGATTCACATGTTACAGTCCGTTATGGACTTAATTGAGGGCAGAGAAGTCAACTTCGACATGAATTTATTTTAGGAATGTCTTTTGGCGATAAATCTGACATGAATTCTACTTTTGTTCGTgaattttgagtcttgaattgTAGGAACCTAGAATGTGCTACCAAggcaaaaaagaaagggaaaaggcAAAGTTGTTCCTTCCTTGGTATCCAAATAACTAAATGACCAATTTTGAGACACCCATCATTTTCTTCACAAGATGAATAACTTGTCGTGAAGAAAGTAGACAATTAACATATTAAAGATCCATTTGTGGTTAAAAGAAAAGCGGTTCAACGAATGAAATTTGGTTATCGTTATCCGATTAACTAACcaattattaaattttttttttatgcatgaTGTGCTCAAAGAGCCCACTGAGGAGGGACAGCTTGGATCATCAAGGTGGGCCCATGATGACCTGCCGTTGTAAATCGCACCATGCAATCCAGATCATGAACTACGGAGAATCCATCTCCTTTCTCCACCATCTCTCCCATTCCTTGACTTTGATCACGCGATAGAAAGGGAGAGATTTGGGCCGATAGACTAGGGTGAATCGGAACAGAAGATCCATGTTGAGTGTCATTTTCATTGTGTATTGGCAATGAGGTAGACGTTTATCgtcaactttttatttttttatatccatACGTTCAGGTCCCTCGACTATTTCAGGATCCTAAACTTAACGGCTGGGCAAACCTCCAGTGGCTCCAAGATTCGAAATATTTGACCtttatgaaattcaaacttgCGACTTCTTAGGGGGACAAACCCTTAAGTTGTTTTCTCATGTTCACTTGACCAAACCTTTTGGGGTTGACGTTTATCATCAACTTGATTCAGCAGTTCCTGTATTAAAAATGCTTCGTATGAACGATGTATATCTCATTGTCTTCACCATTTTGTCTCAGCTAAAAGCCCAAAAGTAATTGTCTTAGTGttagttcaataatttttatgtCATTATATATTCTGACAACACAACTATATATAAAAATGACAAGCATATATAGGTTGAACTAGTAAAGAAAAAAGGCTACCCAATCGGGCGCAGAGATTGTCCAAATTAAGTAGATAATCCAAAGTGCAGTGCTGTAGTAGCCAAGTCAATGGTTTTGTTTTGCACTTTTATCTTTTGTCAACCAAGAGAGGGAAACTAATAAATAAAGGAAGACAAGTTGAAGACTCACACCTTGACATCAACACGCTTGATGAGAGAGTGCTTCAACTACTAGGGATGGCCATCTCGGCTGATCCGTCTGTATCCAATCCGTTATCTGTTCCGAACGGATCGAATTTTTCGGATATCGGAGCGGatttggatttatttttttaaaaaaattcagagattggattggatttggaGATAAGTCTGTACCTGCCCCGATCCCACCTGATCTATCCCCGAATATCCGAAAATCTATATTTTGATCAAAAATCCGCCTCCGATCTGTCTCCGAATActctttttgataaaaaaaaaaaatctagggctttttttttcaaattcggatATCCGAATCTCCGATCGGATCTCCGTTCTCCGTTCGGGCCGGGGATGGAGGACCGAAAATATATTCGATTGGGGATTAGGGCGGATTCAAAGGTCGGGTAGAAGGTTTGGATTCGGATTCGGACGTCAATATCCACCTCCGATCCGCCCCATTGCCATCTCTATCAACTACCACTTCAGCTCCTTGATTTTTTTCCACCTGCTACCACACATAAACAATTAAGCTAAAGTTAGCATCAACCTTGATGTTTTTGTACCTCAGAAAGGGCGTGTACAAAATCCCTTTTGGGCCCTTTTCGGgttgaaaaaaataatcggaaccgctcattttgtttaaaatactttgtttacggtccttgaaaaaaaataagctcaatcctgTATCGTTTAGGACGTCTAGGAAATGTCACATTTTGTCCTAGAATTCAAGCCTAAATTATTGCGATTTCAACAATTATCCTTCAAGGGGGTTTAAGAGAACCGTCTAAGTTCAAAAAATGTCTTAAATTTTGtgtctttttatttataaattgattttttgttaCTAATGTTTGCACTGGGTCATTCGTGCCTagataaagtaaatgaaaactTACTTAAATTGGCGAATAAGAAGATAATATatctcaacaaaacaaaatagattAGGTCCAATAAATTTAttagcaaacaaaaaattattatgaaGAGTTATGCgtaacaaaaaatttctataTGATTTTGTCACCGTTGAACTAAAATCATGTAGTCGTCCCTGACTTGTAGAGCTTTAAACTCTTACTCATGCTTGATAGGTGAATCCCCTCTCTCAAACTCTAAACTCAAAATAAGTTTGATCATCCAAACAGAGCAAGACATATGGCACTGTTGGACATGTGACGGTTCTTGAGAGGTGTGGCCCCCTACCATAATGACCTCGTTCATATGAGAATGGAGGGGGATCTAGTGGTTCAAAAGGATATGGGGTTCGCGGCGAATGGAGAGCTTGATGCGCCCGCGACTCTCGAGACTCGTAGGCGGAGACACCACCCTACGGGCAGGAGGTACGAAAGGGACAAGTGTCAACATTTTGCTGGATCACCTGGTACAAGAAGAGTACTTGTTTAGGGGGCTTATAAATATGAGACATTCCTTTCAGATTCTTCAGTGATAGATTCTTAAAGGGAGAAGCTCTATCTCCACAGACTCCTAGATAGAGAATATCCTTTCTAGTGTAACCTTACACCTTCCCTCTAATAAGAATAATGAGTAACTTCATCCATACAGAATGGCAAAAGAACTCCACCTTAACCTTTTCTGTATTTCACACCCTCTGATCATTCTCCATTCTCTTTCATACTTTGTCTCACAAGTTCTCAGATCAGATGGATCAAAAACCAAACCCCCATGGTGTACGTATCACTCAACTGGTTTAGATCAAGACAATCCTTAAGAAAACCTAGTGGCTAGTACAACAAAGGGACAATAGAATCTGGCTTATCTGCAGTCCAGTTCAGTTTTGGACTGTAGAGGTGCGGTCCAAATGATTGCAACCGTCGGATgtatttttaatggtccagatttgttTCATATTCTTACCGGTAAAAGTTTCAGCAATTCTAAACCATTGATTAtcgagatgaacggttcagattgaatcGCACACGCTTCTCTGCAGTTGACTTCAGAGAAGCCGGACCCGGGACAATATTAATGGCGAGGAGCAGCAGCTATACCAAACGCTGAGGTTTGACACGGCTGGTTTTATTTATTCTGTTGAATCGATCAATTCAAAATAAAGATAATGTTTGAACTATATAAAATTGTTGCCGACAATTTTATAAACCGAATATAAAATGGGCGGCAAATTAAAAACTAACCCGGCAAGGCTGGTTTTCCCTCCAAATGGCAAAGTACAAACAGAAGCAGTCAATAGTCCATGACATTAATTTGATcttaaacaaagaaataaagaacGTTTCTTGATCAGATTTTTGCTTGTTTTGGTGTACATCTAgtttttgttctctttcctaTTGTAAGTTATTTAGATTTCTTTAATGAAGTTCTTACTCTTTCtcggggggaaaaaaaaacctcttaaCGAACCCTTCTGATGAAAAAAGCATACAACGAACAGAAACACATGTACTGAGGGGAAGAAACCATGGACGCGTATTTACCTCCTCCAATGGTCTCCACAAAGCTTTCTCAGAAACGCATTCAACATAATCCAGATTTTGGAATAGATTCTGATGATTTAGAAGTGCAGACTTTACGTATGAATATACGTATATAAGCATTACCAACTGATTAATTATCAGGATCGGAGCAGGAGCTCCAATGATGCAAGCTCGAAAGAAATCAGTGCTTCTCATCATCATAAGTAGAAGCCTCAAAACTAGAAAAATGACAAGAATATATTGAACTGGTAGAGATAAAAGCTACGGAATAGGCGCAGATACTCCAAGAAGAATAGCGCTCCATCTTTTGTCAACTAATAGCAGGGAAAAATAAAGGAAGAGAAGTCGTAGGCCTCAAACTATAACATCACGCTTGGTAAGAGAGTGCCTTAACTATCACGCCAACtggttgattttcttattttgcaATCACGCAGAAATTTAAGACAAAAGTTAGCATCAAGCTTGATGTTTTTAACAACTTGCACCTATTTGCCTCCACAGAATTGTCAGAGCGAAAGCCATCCACCCAGAAACTCTATCCCAGTGTTGACACCCTAAAACCAGTGGAATAAGCCTCCATGCACCCACTAGGCAACTATAGCGGCAATTTCAAATGGAGATATGATGTTAATCATGCACAAACTATAGAGATGTCACACCAGTGCACAAAGTTTCCAGCTCACAACTCCACTACTTAGGATACTCCTGAGACAATTGTTGGCCAGTGTCCCTTGGTTTTTCTATGGAGAGGCTGTTTCACGATACTCGTACCCGTGCCACAACAAGAAAGAAGGTAGCATGCCAtaacaagaagaaaggtagcGATTGTGATTAGTACTCATTGCCACTAGCAAAAACCAATCTACTCGATTCTCAGAAATGCATTCAGCATAATCCAAGCTTTGCTGTAGGTTCTGATGCTTTAGAAGGATTGATTTTGCGGACGTATAGGAGTTTGGTGTAGAAGCATCATCAATTGATAACTTAACAGGAATAGAGCAGAAGGTTCAATAATAGGCTTCACAGAACACAGCAAAAAAGAAACCGGTACTTCTCATCATCAATTCATCACAAGTAGAAGTCATGAAACTAGCTAGAGGGTCGAAAGCAATAAGTGGAGAACCATGAAGATGAAAAAGATGAGAACAGAACAATACCAAAATCAACATAATAAGACCCCATTCTTTtaaggatttggattttgggtaatgagtagagagagatagaaaaagaaatgatagtaataattgagagaaaatttattggggaccgtGCGCAGGGAGAAagtccaaaatcccaaaacgaacggggtaATGATTTAAACGAACTTGAATAGCTAGATTCTAACCCATCCATATTGGTAGGTGAATTTGCTCTCTCAAACTCTAAACTCAAAAGTAGGGCTGCTCACGGTTCGGTTCGGATTTCTGGAAATCCAAGGACTGAATCACTAGTCAcagtttttacaaaatgaaatctgtGTCCagaccaaaagtcctacggttCGGATCCAATCCAATCTGTGACTCGGGGATCGGTTACAGTTTTGTCCACAgattttatcaaaaataaagCTCAACCATATATCCCATACTAAAAGGGAAGAATGTTACACTCAGAATTAAATTTAACACCACTAGAAAGTACTTGTTACATGAACTACCAAAGACCTACTTCAGAAA
Proteins encoded in this region:
- the LOC131300814 gene encoding LOB domain-containing protein 21-like, with translation MKGHEPTRSTSSCAACKFLKRRCSPTCLFAPYFRSDEPEKFAKVHKVFGASNVAKILVDVPENQRDDAVNSLVYEAEARLRDPVYGCIGAIALLQRKAVELQQDLAVARTRLARCAAVAGGGMTSSLSTSSLSVLSDEDRFLMNSLSEILMNPGWDGWGGEGLDRNSVELDRSGCMDELSQLPFPRG